The genomic region CTGACTGTTTTGGCAGAGTTGACTGAATCCCCCACCGCTCAGCGCATATGGGAAGCCTTACCGCTGGAAGGGAAGGCCAACGTTTGGGGAGAAGAAATCTATTTTATCATCCCTATCAAAACCGAACTGGAAAGAGAAGCCCGCGCCGAGGTGGAGGTCGGTGATCTGGGGTATTGGCCTTCAGGTCCCGCCTTTTGTATTTTCTTTGGCGCTACACCCATCAGTACAAGCCATAAGCCTCGCGCTTATAGCCCTGTGAATGTCTTCGGACGCATTCTTGGCGATCTAACCCCACTCAAGACTGTCACCGAAAACGCCAGGATAAGTGTGAAAAGAAAGGGGGAATCATGATGCAGAAAATCGATATTCACTATTGCAGGGAATGAAACTATAAACCAAACGCCGCCCGTTTGGCGGACGAACTGCGCCAAGCCCTCGGCAAGGAGGCAAATCTGATTCCGGGGGAAGGCGGAATA from Dehalococcoidia bacterium harbors:
- a CDS encoding cyclophilin-like fold protein, translated to MDKISITIENLTVLAELTESPTAQRIWEALPLEGKANVWGEEIYFIIPIKTELEREARAEVEVGDLGYWPSGPAFCIFFGATPISTSHKPRAYSPVNVFGRILGDLTPLKTVTENARISVKRKGES
- a CDS encoding SelT/SelW/SelH family (seleno)protein, producing the protein MQKIDIHYCREUNYKPNAARLADELRQALGKEANLIPGEGGIFDVVVDGKLIYSKHETGRFPNPGEIASKLKG